In Salisediminibacterium beveridgei, one DNA window encodes the following:
- a CDS encoding polyprenyl synthetase family protein, whose translation MDFHTFLTEQVAVLDQKLPDLITSLDSPKILEEAMVYSLNAGGKRVRPVLLLSVLKGAGFPLEYGYNTACALEMIHTYSLIHDDLPAMDNDDLRRGKPTNHKVFGEDMAILAGDGLLTESFSLITRDEHLTTDQRIKLITSISRAAGPEGMVAGQVADMQSEGKQLTPEGLEAIHHRKTGDLLSVSLYAGGIIAGFHNDALIQLSKIGKHIGLAFQIKDDLLDIEGTEEEIGKPVGSDIANNKNTYPLLLGVKGAKEKLDFHLNAAHENLETLQHFDGALLDGLISYIGERKG comes from the coding sequence CAGGTGGCAGTTCTTGATCAAAAACTACCAGATTTGATAACGTCCCTCGATTCACCGAAAATCCTTGAAGAGGCTATGGTTTATTCGCTAAATGCGGGAGGGAAACGTGTTCGGCCCGTGCTGCTGTTATCTGTATTGAAAGGAGCTGGTTTTCCTCTCGAATACGGTTATAACACCGCATGTGCTTTGGAAATGATTCATACATATTCCTTGATACATGATGATTTGCCTGCGATGGATAACGATGATTTACGACGTGGAAAGCCGACGAATCACAAAGTATTTGGTGAAGATATGGCAATCCTTGCAGGAGATGGCCTCTTGACAGAGAGCTTCAGTTTAATCACTAGAGATGAACACCTCACCACAGATCAGCGTATAAAGCTGATCACCTCAATTTCCCGAGCGGCTGGACCAGAAGGTATGGTGGCGGGTCAAGTGGCTGACATGCAAAGTGAAGGCAAGCAATTGACGCCTGAAGGTTTAGAAGCTATTCACCATCGAAAAACAGGTGATCTATTGTCGGTTTCTCTTTATGCCGGCGGTATCATTGCAGGTTTTCATAATGATGCCTTGATTCAATTGAGTAAAATCGGTAAACATATTGGTCTTGCGTTTCAAATCAAGGATGATCTGCTTGATATCGAAGGAACGGAAGAGGAGATTGGTAAACCGGTCGGAAGTGACATCGCGAACAACAAAAACACGTATCCTTTACTGTTAGGGGTTAAAGGAGCCAAAGAAAAACTGGATTTTCATTTGAATGCCGCACATGAGAATCTTGAAACTTTACAACATTTTGATGGCGCGCTTCTCGATGGGCTGATTTCCTACATTGGCGAGCGGAAGGGATAA
- the dxs gene encoding 1-deoxy-D-xylulose-5-phosphate synthase — MDLLNVKDPSFLKDYSNEELESLAQDVRDFLISNLSVTGGHLGPNLGVVELTLVLHQLFDSPKDKFLFDVGHQAYVHKILTGRAGNFDQLRKYKGLCGFPKRSESEHDVWETGHSSTSLSGAMGMAVARDLKGEDSHVVPVIGDGALTGGMALEALNHIGHEQTDMVVILNDNEMSIAPNVGALHSMLGRMRTAGKYQKAKEDLEMLIRKIPAFGGRLAATAERVKDSMKYLLVSGMFFEEMGFTYLGPVDGHDLEDLKKNVNYAKKTKGPVIVHVITKKGKGYGPAENDAKGTWHGLGPYKIESGEVVKKPGPPSYSGVFASTLKKLATDDDRIVAITAAMPGGTGLDKFAQEFPKRTFDVGIAEQHATTMSAGLATQGMKPVFAVYSTFLQRGYDQLVHDVCRQNLNVVFAIDRAGLVGADGETHQGVFDISYLRHLPNMKILQPKDENEMQHMLYSAVQNDDGPMAVRYPRGNGYGVEMDEEFKQIPIGKWEVLQEGNDVTILAFGTMIPVAEEAVEKLAKLGVSARLVNARSLKPLDGEMLNQFASEHGPVITLEESALLGGFGSAVLEYLHENGFHHVHVERMGIPDRYIEHGSVPELLEEIGLTADELTNRVQKALPLKRQRA; from the coding sequence TTGGACTTGCTAAATGTAAAGGATCCGTCGTTCTTAAAAGATTACTCCAACGAAGAACTCGAAAGCCTGGCTCAGGATGTTCGTGACTTTCTGATATCCAATCTGTCTGTTACCGGTGGCCATCTTGGGCCTAACCTGGGTGTTGTTGAATTGACGCTTGTACTTCACCAGCTATTTGACAGCCCTAAGGATAAGTTTCTGTTTGATGTAGGACATCAAGCATATGTGCACAAAATCCTGACAGGACGAGCGGGGAACTTCGATCAGCTTCGAAAATACAAAGGGCTTTGTGGTTTTCCAAAACGTTCAGAAAGTGAACACGATGTATGGGAAACCGGACACAGTTCCACGTCTTTATCCGGGGCAATGGGAATGGCTGTTGCAAGAGATTTGAAAGGCGAGGATTCCCATGTCGTTCCAGTGATTGGTGATGGTGCTCTTACCGGAGGCATGGCGCTGGAAGCGCTTAATCATATCGGTCATGAGCAAACGGACATGGTTGTTATTCTAAACGATAACGAAATGTCGATAGCGCCCAATGTAGGTGCACTTCATTCGATGCTGGGTCGAATGCGTACAGCTGGAAAATACCAAAAAGCGAAAGAAGATCTGGAAATGCTGATCCGAAAGATTCCTGCTTTTGGTGGACGACTCGCAGCAACTGCTGAGCGAGTTAAGGACAGCATGAAATACCTGCTCGTTTCCGGCATGTTTTTCGAAGAGATGGGTTTTACGTATCTTGGTCCTGTAGACGGACACGACCTTGAAGACCTTAAGAAGAATGTGAACTATGCCAAAAAGACAAAAGGTCCCGTTATCGTTCATGTGATCACGAAAAAAGGCAAAGGCTATGGTCCCGCCGAGAATGACGCTAAAGGAACCTGGCATGGACTGGGACCATATAAAATTGAATCCGGGGAAGTTGTAAAAAAACCAGGCCCCCCATCTTACAGCGGTGTATTTGCCAGTACCTTAAAGAAACTCGCAACAGACGACGATCGTATTGTTGCCATTACGGCAGCAATGCCAGGGGGAACGGGGCTTGATAAATTTGCTCAAGAGTTCCCAAAACGGACATTTGATGTGGGGATAGCGGAGCAGCATGCCACAACGATGTCTGCAGGTCTCGCAACTCAGGGCATGAAGCCGGTGTTTGCCGTTTATTCGACTTTCCTTCAGCGAGGGTATGATCAACTCGTTCACGACGTCTGCCGTCAAAATCTTAATGTGGTTTTTGCAATTGATCGGGCTGGTCTCGTTGGTGCAGATGGTGAAACGCATCAGGGGGTATTTGATATATCCTATCTGAGACATTTGCCGAATATGAAAATTTTGCAGCCGAAAGATGAAAACGAGATGCAGCATATGCTTTATTCTGCTGTCCAAAATGATGATGGGCCGATGGCTGTTCGTTATCCGAGAGGAAATGGATATGGGGTTGAAATGGATGAGGAATTCAAACAAATCCCGATTGGTAAATGGGAGGTCCTTCAAGAAGGCAATGATGTTACAATTCTGGCATTTGGAACAATGATTCCAGTCGCTGAGGAAGCTGTTGAGAAGCTTGCCAAGCTCGGTGTGTCAGCGAGACTTGTCAATGCAAGATCGCTTAAACCTTTGGATGGAGAGATGCTCAATCAGTTTGCAAGTGAACATGGACCGGTTATTACACTGGAAGAATCCGCACTTCTTGGTGGTTTTGGCAGTGCTGTCCTGGAATATCTTCATGAGAATGGGTTCCATCATGTACATGTGGAACGCATGGGGATTCCGGATCGATATATTGAACATGGCAGTGTACCGGAATTACTTGAAGAAATCGGTTTAACCGCAGATGAATTGACAAATCGGGTACAAAAAGCTCTGCCGTTAAAAAGGCAGCGAGCATAA
- a CDS encoding TlyA family RNA methyltransferase has protein sequence MKKERIDVLLVEQGLAESRERAKRSVMAGVVLADGERIDKPGMRVSIEAILSIKGEVLPYVSRGGLKLARAIEVFHLNLSNKVMLDIGSSTGGFTDCALQQGAKHVYALDVGYNQLAWKMRQDERVTVMERTNFRYSAPGDFTGERPDFATFDVSFISIRLLMPVLKTIIVPGSDIMTLIKPQFEAGRDEVGKKGIIRDRKVHEHVIEDLVEFCETLGFTVRGIAPSPVRGGEGNIEFLMHLTADEVCQVPFDRKHIDAVVSEAHYT, from the coding sequence ATGAAGAAAGAACGTATTGACGTCCTTCTTGTTGAACAAGGACTTGCCGAATCCCGTGAGCGTGCGAAACGCTCTGTGATGGCAGGTGTTGTGTTAGCGGATGGCGAACGAATTGATAAACCAGGGATGAGAGTAAGCATCGAGGCAATATTGTCGATTAAAGGTGAGGTCCTCCCCTACGTAAGTCGGGGGGGACTTAAACTGGCGAGAGCTATCGAAGTTTTTCATTTGAATCTCAGTAACAAAGTGATGCTGGATATCGGATCGTCGACGGGTGGCTTTACGGATTGTGCTTTGCAGCAAGGCGCAAAGCATGTCTATGCATTAGATGTAGGCTACAATCAGCTTGCCTGGAAGATGCGACAGGATGAACGAGTTACAGTCATGGAGCGAACAAATTTCAGGTACTCAGCTCCAGGAGATTTCACTGGTGAGAGACCTGATTTTGCAACATTTGATGTATCATTTATTTCGATTCGATTGTTGATGCCGGTATTGAAGACGATTATCGTGCCAGGGAGTGATATCATGACACTCATTAAACCCCAATTTGAAGCGGGCAGAGACGAAGTTGGGAAAAAAGGTATCATTCGGGATCGCAAAGTACATGAACATGTAATTGAAGATTTAGTGGAATTCTGTGAAACACTTGGCTTTACTGTAAGAGGTATTGCGCCTTCGCCAGTTCGTGGTGGTGAAGGAAATATAGAATTTTTAATGCATTTAACAGCAGATGAAGTCTGCCAAGTTCCATTTGATCGTAAACACATTGATGCTGTTGTTTCAGAAGCACATTACACTTAA
- the ahrC gene encoding transcriptional regulator AhrC/ArgR codes for MNKGQRHIKIRDIIGNREIETQDDLVENLRNAGFNVTQATVSRDIKELHLVKVPMMDGRYKYSLPSDQRFNPLQKLKRTLMDCFISIDSTENMIVMKTLPGNANAVGALIDNLEWDEVMGNISGDDTILIICRQNEQAEEVSQRFLDML; via the coding sequence ATGAATAAAGGGCAGCGACATATTAAAATCAGGGATATTATCGGCAATCGGGAAATCGAAACCCAGGATGATCTGGTGGAGAATCTCCGGAATGCCGGCTTCAACGTCACACAAGCTACCGTTAGTAGAGATATTAAAGAATTACACTTGGTGAAGGTTCCGATGATGGACGGACGCTATAAGTATAGTCTCCCGTCGGATCAGCGCTTCAATCCGCTGCAAAAGCTTAAACGGACATTGATGGACTGCTTTATTTCAATTGATTCAACGGAAAATATGATTGTTATGAAAACCCTTCCGGGGAATGCCAATGCAGTTGGGGCGTTGATTGATAACCTAGAATGGGATGAAGTCATGGGGAATATCAGCGGGGATGATACGATTCTGATTATATGCAGACAAAATGAGCAGGCTGAAGAAGTAAGTCAGCGATTCCTTGATATGCTCTGA